A portion of the Lolium rigidum isolate FL_2022 chromosome 1, APGP_CSIRO_Lrig_0.1, whole genome shotgun sequence genome contains these proteins:
- the LOC124653163 gene encoding chaperone protein dnaJ 11, chloroplastic-like encodes MISAPPLTQAPAASSFARASRSSSRRATVRCAVAVASAAPAGRCTLYEVLGLRAGASGGEIKAAYRRLARELHPDVAGAAGDDNFIRLHHAYATLSDQDARARYDRDVVANAYAQPPASRPSPHSFWGRPRRTWESDQCW; translated from the coding sequence ATGATCTCCGCGCCTCCTCTGACGCAAGCCCCGGCGGCTTCAAGCTTCGCTCGGGCCTCCCGCAGCTCCTCCCGAAGGGCCACGGTCCGGTGCGCGGTGGCCGTCGCGTCGGCGGCGCCGGCCGGAAGGTGCACGCTGTACGAGGTGCTGGGGCTGCGCGCCGGCGCGTCGGGCGGCGAGATCAAGGCCGCGTACCGGCGCCTGGCGCGGGAGCTGCACCCAGacgtggccggcgcggccggcgacGACAACTTCATCCGGCTCCACCACGCCTACGCCACGCTCTCCGACCAGGACGCCCGCGCGCGCTACGACCGGGACGTTGTCGCCAACGCCTACGCGCAGCCGCCCGCCTCCAGGCCGTCGCCGCACAGCTTCTGGGGACGGCCTCGACGCACCTGGGAGTCCGATCAGTGCTGGTAG
- the LOC124653357 gene encoding chaperone protein dnaJ 11, chloroplastic-like translates to MISAPPLTQAPAASSFARASRCSSRRATVRCVVTVASAPVGRCTLYEVLGLRAGATGGEIKAAYRRLARELHPDVAGATGDDDFIRLHHAYATLSDADARARYDRDVVANAYAQPPASRPSPHSVWGRPRRTWESDQCW, encoded by the exons A TGATCTCCGCGCCTCCTCTGACGCAAGCCCCGGCGGCTTCAAGCTTCGCTCGGGCCTCCCGCTGCTCCTCCCGAAGGGCGACGGTCCGGTGCGTGGTGACCGTCGCGTCGGCTCCGGTCGGAAGGTGCACGCTGTACGAGGTTCTGGGCCTGCGCGCCGGCGCGACGGGCGGCGAGATCAAAGCCGCGTACCGGCGCCTTGCGCGGGAGCTACATCCCGACGTGGCCGGCGCGACCGGCGACGACGACTTCATCCGGCTCCACCACGCCTACGCCACGCTCTCCGACGCGGACGCCCGCGCGCGCTACGACCGCGACGTCGTCGCCAACGCCTACGCGCAGCCGCCCGCCTCCAGGCCGTCGCCGCACAGCGTCTGGGGACGGCCTCGACGGACCTGGGAGTCCGATCAGTGCTGGTAG